A DNA window from Bacillota bacterium contains the following coding sequences:
- a CDS encoding relaxase/mobilization nuclease domain-containing protein: MATFTRVKVKKQSCGRMLGALAYVLQDKKVRYDGVRIESGVNCTPYTSYLEMMATKQMFRKTSDVCFYHFVHSFSDKENITPWQANEIARELTEKLFPNYECVVATHTDTDNIHSHIIVNSVSFKDGKKLHLSPTSLQEQRQVNDEICRAHGFSVLEPYTNQKRKKRLTPGEYRAAERGKSWKFRLIKAIDEALEYSVTRKDFIANMEYEGYEVRWDDAHKYILYTTPEGQKCRDRSLHDDTYLKENLEKLFDYRAEHGFTPQTPEPSEGWLSQMYPAETVLSDAVRLGKSIENIGNAPPPLQPHVFTDSKQRQREALKKLAQGHKLQSEQEQEMNLIM; encoded by the coding sequence ATGGCGACTTTTACACGAGTGAAAGTAAAGAAGCAGTCCTGCGGAAGGATGCTTGGAGCACTGGCCTATGTGTTGCAGGACAAAAAAGTACGCTATGATGGCGTGCGAATCGAAAGTGGCGTCAACTGCACCCCTTATACCAGCTACCTCGAAATGATGGCGACGAAGCAGATGTTCAGAAAAACATCTGACGTTTGCTTCTATCATTTTGTCCATTCCTTCTCGGATAAGGAGAACATCACGCCGTGGCAGGCCAACGAGATAGCCCGAGAGCTGACCGAAAAGCTATTCCCAAATTACGAGTGCGTGGTGGCTACCCATACCGATACCGATAACATTCACTCGCATATCATCGTCAATTCGGTCAGCTTCAAGGACGGGAAAAAGCTTCACCTGTCGCCCACTTCATTACAAGAGCAGCGGCAAGTCAACGATGAAATCTGCAGAGCGCACGGCTTCTCTGTGCTGGAGCCATACACAAATCAGAAAAGAAAAAAGCGTCTGACACCAGGCGAATACCGTGCCGCCGAGCGCGGGAAGAGCTGGAAGTTCCGGCTGATAAAGGCCATCGACGAGGCCTTGGAATACTCCGTTACCCGCAAAGATTTTATCGCCAATATGGAGTACGAGGGCTATGAGGTGCGCTGGGACGATGCGCACAAATACATCTTGTACACCACGCCAGAGGGACAAAAATGCCGTGACCGGAGCCTGCATGACGACACCTATCTCAAGGAAAACCTTGAAAAGCTGTTTGATTATCGCGCCGAGCATGGCTTTACGCCACAGACTCCAGAGCCGTCCGAGGGCTGGCTGTCGCAGATGTATCCGGCAGAAACTGTTCTTTCCGACGCTGTCCGGCTGGGCAAGAGCATCGAGAATATTGGGAACGCACCGCCTCCGCTCCAGCCTCACGTCTTCACCGACAGCAAGCAGCGTCAGCGTGAAGCCCTAAAAAAGCTGGCGCAGGGGCACAAGCTTCAGAGCGAGCAAGAGCAGGAAATGAACTTGATAATGTAA
- a CDS encoding plasmid mobilization relaxosome protein MobC — MKKQKDKTYAFRVSSADLNKIKINAKRAKLTVTDYLTASALNKEINVVDGLEALVPELKAQGRNLNQLTILAHMGRVYPEQIDRLTNAYGDIFSALKKILEVR, encoded by the coding sequence ATGAAAAAACAGAAGGATAAAACCTATGCGTTTCGGGTCAGTTCCGCTGACCTGAACAAGATAAAAATTAACGCCAAACGAGCCAAACTGACCGTTACCGATTATCTCACAGCCTCGGCACTGAATAAAGAAATCAATGTCGTAGACGGGTTGGAAGCGCTGGTGCCGGAGCTGAAAGCCCAGGGAAGAAACCTGAATCAACTGACAATTCTCGCTCACATGGGCAGGGTCTACCCGGAACAGATTGACCGCCTCACCAATGCCTACGGCGATATTTTCTCGGCGCTCAAGAAAATTCTGGAGGTGCGGTGA